In Bradyrhizobium sp. WD16, the genomic stretch AATCGGCGCGACGATCGTCTCTCCGACCGGGGTGATCTTGTAACCCCGCGTCTTGATCTGGTTGTCGAGGAAGGGCTTGTGCTGGAAGGCGTTGGCGTCGAGATCACCGGCATCGAGCGCGGCGTTCGGCAGCAGATAGTCGTTGAAGACCACGACGGTGATGTCGAGGCCGTCCCTGGCGGCGATCTCCTTGACCTTGCCCCAGACGGCCTCATCGTTGCCGCTCGAGATTCCGACCTTGATTTTCTGATCGGCGAAGGCCGGTGCGGCGAACAGCGCGACACCGACGAGGAGGGAAACTAAACGGTGCATCATCTCATCTGATCCCAAAAACGACGCTTCTTCCAGTCGGGGCACATCCGAAGCCTCGGGCGTGAGGCATGCCTCCGATGGCGACCATTCGTCCAAAACGACAAGCTCGTCAACCGATCGATCTTCTAGTGTCCCGTCTCCGAATTACCGCTTCGTTTGCCTCACCCTCGCACGGTCATTCGGAGACATCGGGACACTAGCAAAATCAAAAAGCTAGTGTGGCTTATGTCTCGCAATTGCCTACAGGGGCTCGCCGCAAAGGGCATAGGCAATTGCGAGACGCCACACCAGAGCTGCTTGATCCCGGGATCGCCCCTCACTCGAAAACTCCACGCCCATTTCGGCGTACACATCTACCGTAGTCCATTCCAAATAATGACGTGCGGTGAGAACGATTCAACTTCGTCCTCTGAGCAGATCAGCCGGTCTCACTCAGTTCAGCATGGTGCTGCAGAGTGCAGCCCCCGCATTTCATCGAGATGCGGGATCATCGCGCTTGTGCCCGAAGTTCAATGACAGCCGTGCCGAGACCAGAATAGCCCTTCGACCGCGCCGACACCGCACGATCGCAGCAGAGTTTTCCGTCCGTCCCATGCCGCGTCGAAACTTCGCCTCCACTTCGATCGAAATACAAAATTGACCGTTTGTGCCGGCGCGCCATAGCTTTTCGTGCGCTGATTTCGCGTATATCGCCCACCGCGACGCCAGAGGTGATCCAGGATGGTCAAGAAGCCCGATCGCATTCGCAGTCTCCTCAACCGGCGACAGGTCCTGACGGCTGGCGCCGGGTTGATGGCATTGCCGCTCGCCGGCTCTCCTGCCCTTGCCCAGATACGCCGCGGCGGCACCTTGACCGTCATCACACAGGGAGAGCCGCGAACGCTCGTCCCGCTGCTCGACACGAACACGTTCACCCGCAACATCAGCACCAAGGTCGTGGAAGGCCTGCTGACCTACGATGCCCAATTCACGCCGCGTCCGCTGCTGGCGATCGCCTGGAATGTCAGCGCGGACGGCCTCGAATATGCATTCACGCTGCGTCCGGGCGTCAAATGGCACGACGATGCCGACTTCACCTCCACCGACGTCCAATTTTCGCTTCGAGCCTTGCAGAAGGTCGGGCCGCGCGGCCGGATCAGCTTTGCCAATATCGAGCGGGTCGAAACACCCGACAAATTGACCGCCGTGGTGAAGCTGTCGAAGCCCATTCCCTATTTTCTCAAGGCGCTTTCCTCTGCGGAGTCCCCCATCATTCCGCATCATGCCTACCAATCCGCCAATCTCGAAAATCTCGATGCCAGCCCAAACAACAACGCGCCCATCGGAACTGGACCGTTCATTTTCGAGGACTGGAAACGCGGCAGCCATGTCAGCCTGCGCCGCAATCCCCAATACTGGCGTCCGGACCGCCCCTATCTGGATCGGGTGGTCGTTAAATTCATTGCCGATCCGGCGGCGGCGTCGGCAGCGCTCGAAACGCGAGAGGCGGACGTCAGCGACAGCGTCTCGCTGTCCGATCTCCAGCGGCTGGAGCAAGGCGGGAAATTCCTCATTTCATCGCAGCGGGATGCCTATCTCAACAATGCGGAGGTGCTGGAGTTCAATCTTGATAACCAGTATCTCGCCCAGCGCGCCGTCCGACACGCGATCGCGCACGCAATCGACCGCGATTTCATTCGCCAGTGGATCTACTATGGCTACGCCAGCCCCATACGCACTCCGATTCCGGACGTGCTGCCGGCGTACTCCGACCCGACGACCTTCGACTATCCTTTCAACCTTGACGAAGCCAACCGCCTTCTCGACGAAGCGGGCCTGAAGCGTGGCAGCGGCGGCGTCCGTTTTGGCTTAAAGCTGACGTTCATTCCAGGAGCCGCTTTCAAGTCGACGGCCAGCTACCTGCGCTCCGCCCTTGGTTCCGCCGGCATCCGCGTCGATGTTGTCGAGGGCGACCTCGGCACCTTCATCAAGCGAGTCTACTACGACCGGGATTTCGACCTCAACGTCAATGGGCTCGGCCTTCTGTTCGATCCGACCGTGGGCGTCCAGCGAATCTACTGGTCTGACGGGATCAAGCACCCGCTGCCTTATGTCAACGCGGCACACTACAACAATCCTGAGGTGGACCAGCTATTCCGCCTGGCTGGCACCGAGCGCGACGAGAGCCGCCGCGCCGAGCAATTCCGCGCGATCCAGAGGATCGTCAGCGACGAGCTGCCCGCCCTGCCGTTGGTGGCGCTGAATACAAGGACCGTGAGCAATCGTCGCGTGCACGATCTCTACAACAGCGTTGACTTGACCGCGGGAGACTTTTCCGATGCCTGGCTTGATCGGTAACGGTGAAGCCTCGACGAATATCGACCGAATGACCTCAGGTGCATTTCGTCCGACACCTGTCTGACGGGCGGCACACCCCAAGGGCTGGCTCTTGACGAGGTCGGAGGCATCCACCCGGTTCCACCATGCAGTCTGAAACGGCAGCCGGCCCGCATCCGCCACACGCGGGTCGCGCATGGGCCGCACCTCGGCCGCAGCGCGGCACGGCACGGCACGGCACGGCAAGGTTGCCTTCACCGGGCGCTCCACCTATAAAGCCCGAATGACATCCGCTCCGATCCGGCCCGCGATCTCGTGGTGGCGCTCCTCATAAGGAGCGGCGTGTCGTCTTTCATCGACCGATATTGCCGCCGTATTGGCTGGCAAGGTTGATATCCGCGCAAAGATCGATACGGCGGCTCCCTCCAGGAGAGCCTTCCGTCATGCCTGTTCGTCCAACCGTTCTCACTGGCGATCGCCCCACCGGGCCGCTTCACCTCGGCCATTATGTCGGCTCGCTGCGTAATCGCGTCGCGCTGCAGCGCGATCACCGTCAATTCATTCTGGTGGCCGACGCCCAGGCGCTGACCGACAACGCCCATGATCCGGCCAAGGTCTCGCGCAACGTCCTCGAAGTCGCTGCGGATTATCTCGCTGTGGGCATCGATCCGGCGGCGAGCACGATCTGCGTCCAATCCGCGCTGCCGGCGCTCGCCGAACTGACGCTGCTCTATCTGAACTTCGTCAGCGTCGCCCGCCTCGAACGCAATCCGACGATCAAGGACGAGATCAAGGCGCGGCAGTTCGGCAGGGACATCCCGGCGGGATTCCTGTGCTATCCCGTGGCCCAGGCGGCGGACATCACCGCTTTCAAGGCCACCATCGTCCCGGTCGGCGACGATCAGCTGCCGCTCATCGAGCAGACCAACGAGATCGTCCGGCGCATCAATCGCCAGGCGAGGCGCGACATCCTGCCGGACGCACGCGGGCTGTTGTCCAGGATCAGCCGCCTGCCCGGCATCGACGGCCGCGCCAAGATGAGCAAATCGCAAGGCAACGCCATCACGCTGTCGGCGTCGGACGCCGACATCATCGCCGCGGTTCAGGCCATGTACACCGATCCGGATCATCTGCGCGTCGCCGATCCCGGTCGTGTCGAAGGCAACGTGGTCTTCACCTATCTCGACGCGTTCGATGACGACAGCGCCACCGTGGCCGATCTGAAGGCGCGCTATCGTCGCGGCGGGCTCGGCGATGTCGAACTCAAGCGCCGGCTCGCGCGCGTCCTCTGCGACGTCATCGGACCGATCCGCCAGCGCCGGGCGGACATCGCCCGCGACCCCGATACGATTCGCGACATCCTGCATGCGGGGACGATGGCAGCCCGCGGGGTGACGGCCACGACGCTGGCGGAGGTGCGACAGGCGCTGGGCCTGTTCGAACTAACGAAGCCTGACAAGTGCCCGGCCCCCGAATGACCGCCCACTTACCGCACGCACTCCGAATACCAGTGCCGCGACCGCCACGCGCTGAACATGCCCGCCAGGATGCTCAGCCTTTAAGCGCGGTGACCACGACTTCAATCGAGGCGCCGCCACCGAGACCGGCCACCTCGACCGTCGCTCGCGTCGGCAGGTTGTCGCCGAAGAATTCGGTCCAGGCCGCGTCCATCTCCTTCTTCTTGGACAGATCCGTCACGAAGATCGAGGCGCTGACGACGCGGGATGCATCCGTTCCCGCCTCTTTCAGATAGCCGGCAATCTTGCCGAGGATGTTGCGGGTCTGCTCAGCCATGGAGGCGCTGGTGTCGTCGGCGATCGTGCCGCCGACGAACACAAGACCATTGGCTTCGACGGCGCGGTGCATGATCGGGGTACGGATGTTACGGATGATGCTCATGATGTCCTCTTGTTAGAGCGTGGAAGGATGAAAACGGCCGATGCTGAGATCGCCGATCCGTGTTGGGGTGCCGCCATTGACGATCAGCTCCGCCATCACGGCACCGGCGCCGGGACCGAGCTGGAAGCCGTGCAGCGAAAACCCGAACTGGTGATAAACGCCGTTGTGGCGGACGCTCGGCCCGAACACCGGCAGATTGTCCTGCATCCGGGCCTCGATGCCGGCCCAGGCGCGGACGATCGTGGCCCCCCGCATCACCGGAAACAGCTCCAGCACCGTGCGCGCACTCACCGCCAGGCTGCGGAAATCCAGCACGGTCTCGTTGCGGTCCTGGTCCGGCGTGGCCAGATGACCGCCGCCGATCAGCACGGTGCCGTTGGCGAATTGCTTGAACGACAGCTTGCGGCCGCCCAGGATCACGACGGGATCGATGAAACGCGGCACGGGCGACGTAATCATCAGCATCGGCGCCACGGTCTCGACCGGGACCGGCTCGCCAAGCGCGGTCGCGAACCGGCCCGCCCAGGCGCCGGCGGCGTTGACGAGCACCGGCGCGGCATAGCTGTCCGCGCCGACGTCGACCTGCCAAAGCCGGTCGCGCTGCCGGATATTGCTTGCGGCCACGCCCTCACGAACCGTCGCGCCGAGCGAGGCCGCCCTACGCCGGAATGCCGTCGTCGTCCGGGCGGGATCGGCCGCGCCATCGCGCCGCGACACCACGCCCCCGGGACAGGTGTCCGCCACGGCGGGCACCAGCCGCCGCAGCTCGGCTCCGTCAATCAACTCCTCATGGCTGAAGCCGAGCGTGTTCAGCTCCGCGACGCGGGCGCGACATTGCTCGAGCTCGGCGTCGGTCTCGGCGACCAGAACCTGGCCGTGGCTTTCGAAACTGCAGTCGTCGTCGACGAGGTCTTCGATCCGCTCCCAGATTTCCATGGAGCGGACCGAGAGCGGAATCTCGGCGACGTGCCTTGCGAGCTGGCGGACGCCGCCGGCGTTGACGCCCGAGGCGTGCCGGCCGGCATAGTCCTTCTCGATCAGCACCGGCTTCATGCCGGCGAGCGCCAGGTGAAGCGCCGTCGAGCATCCATGGATGCCGCCGCCGATGACGATCGCATCTGCGCGTTGCGTCATCCGCGCGCCACCGCCTTGACGTCGGCCTCGGTCTTCGGAAGGGCGGCGAGCTCAGCCAGCGTGATCGGCTTGACCGGCGCCCGCAGCCGGTAATAGCCGATCTCCTGCGGGCTCTTGCCGCGCGCTTGCGCCATCAGTTCGGTGACGGTCAGACCGCACAGTCGCCCCTGACATGGACCCATGCCGGTGCGGCGATAGGCCTTGAGCTGATTGGGCCCGGTTGCGCCGATGGCGACGGCATCGAGGACATCCTTCGCGGTCACCTCCTCACAGCGGCAGACGATGGTATCGCCCGAGGGAATGCGAAACTGCGGCGCCGGACGGAATAGCGTATCGAGAAAGGCGCGCCCGCGCTCGGCCTGAACCAGGCTTGTGCGCAACGTCGCCATGGCCGTGAGCTTCACGGCCGCCGCGGGCGCCAGCGCTTCCACCGCCGCGCGCGCGGCGATACGTCCACGAAACTCGGCGGCTCCAGCGCCTCCGATCCCGGCGCCGTCGCCGGCGATTGCGATGCCGTCGATGGATGAATTGCCGTTCTGATCGAGCTCCGGCGACCAGCACAATTGCCGCTCGTCCCAGCGATGGGTGATGCCGGCCGCCATCGCCAGATTGACGTTGGGCACCACGCCCTGATGCAGCAGCAGCAGATCGGCAGAAACCGTCTCGCGCCGGCCTCCGGCCACATAGCTCACGGTTGCGAGCTGGCCGTCGCCGGCGGCCGCGAGCTCCGTGACGGCGGACACGACCGGCACCTTCGCCCGCACTTCCCGCATCATGGCAAGCCCCTTGGCGAAATAGGGCGAGGTCAGGAAGGCGAAGGCGTGCGGCAGCGCGGCGAGGTAGTTGCGACGCCCGGTCGTGTCGAGGATCCGGTCGATGCGGCCGCCGAGGCGCAGAATCTGCGCCGCGAGCAACCAGAGCAACGGCCCCTGCCCCGCGATCACCGTGCGCCCGTCCGGCACCAGCGCCGAGGACTTCAGCATCGTCTGCGCCGCCCCCGCGGTCATCACGCCGGGCAGCGTCCAGCCGGGAATCGGAAACGGCCGCTCCAGCGCGCCGGTCGCCAGGATGACGCGCCGCGCCTTGACGAAGGTCGAGGCGCCACCGACCGAGACGCCGATCTCAAGATTGCGATCGAGACTCCAGACCGTCGCGCGCTGGATGATCTCGGCGCCGCTTCCGCGCACCGCTCGAACGAGCTCGGCGCCCGCCCAGTATTCGGCGCCGAGGCGATCGCGTTCGGTCACCGGCGTCGACGCAATCGCGCGCCAGACCTGGCCGCCGGGACCCATATTCTCGTCGAGCAGCAGGACCGACAAGCCGGCCTCGGCCGCTGTCGCCGCGGCGGCGAGCCCCGCGGGCCCGGCGCCGATCACCACGACGTCGTAGCTGTCGCGCTTGGGGGTGGTCATCGTCCGATCTCCCGCTTGCCCTTCTGGATCTCGACCTGCATCCCCTCCGCTACAGGCACCAGACAGCCCTGGCGGTTGCCGACGCCATCGATGGTGACGAGACAATCGAAGCACACCCCCATCATGCAGTAGGGCAGACGCGGCGCGCCGCTCACCGCGGTTGCCCGGCGCACGTCGCGGCGCGACGCCAGCAGCGCGGCAGAGACGGTGTCGCCCTGACGCGCCGTGACGGCTTCGCCATCCACGAAGATCTGCACCGACGGCCTGTTGTCCTGATCCGATCGTTTGAACATTGGCATGCCTCCTGGCTTCTTCCCTGATGTCAGTAGTAGCCGCTGCCGGTCGCTGCGCCGCCGCCCTCGAAACGGCGGGCCGAGAAGGCGCCGACCAGTTCAGGCTCGAGCGCGCCCGCGGCGACCATGCGCGCAACCTCGAAGGCGTGGTTGGAGGCAAGCGTCACGCCGGAATGGCAGCAGGCCACGAATGCCCCGGGATGACTTTCCGACTGGTCATAGATCGGGAAGCCGTCCCGCGGCATGACGCGGATGCCGGCCCAGCTCCTGACGACATTCAGCCGCGCCAGATGCGGAAACACCCGTTGCGCGCGATCCGCCATCACCGCGCTGACCGCATGTTTCAACGCCCGATCGTCGATCTCGTCTTCCTTACTGTCGCCGATCATCACCGTGCCCTCGTCGGTCTGGCGGATCGTGGTCAGGGGGTGCGGCAGGAACGGCATCGTGCGCTCGGTCACCACGATCTGACCGCGGGTCGGGCCCATCGGCGCCGACAGACCAACCATCGGCGCAAGCGTCGGATTGGCGTTCCCGGCGGCGAGCACGACCTTGCCAGCGCGGATCTCGCCGTTCGGCGTCGTCAAACGGAATTCGCCGCCGTCCCGGCTGATCGCCGACACCGGGCATTCCGGGAAATAGTCGATGCCGAACGTCGTGAAGCCGGTATGGAAGGCACGGAAGGTCCGCAGCGAATTGACGTGGCCGTCGAGCGGACAGAAGCTGCCGCCGGAAACCTCCGGGCCGATCAGCGGCAGCATCTTCTTCACCCTGGATGCCGGCAACATCTCCATCTTGTAGTCAGCGGTGCCGACCTGGTCGTGCATCCGCGCGACCAGTCGGGCGCGCTGCTCGAACTCGTCATCGCCGAGAGTCAGATGGAAGCCGCCATTCTGCTGGAGGCAGACGTCGAGACCGGTCTGCTCCTTCAATTCGGCGGCGAGCCGGCCCCACGTCGCCGACGCCCGCATGGTCCAGTGCGAATAGGCCGGCATGCCCAACCCCTTGCTCTGCACCCAGACCAGCGCGAAGTTGGCGCGCGAGGCGCGCTTGGCGATGTCGCCCTCGTCGAGCACGACGGTCTTTTTGCCGAGCCGGCCGAGCCCCCAGGCGATGGCGGAGCCGAGCAGCCCGCCGCCGACGACGGCGACGTCATAATCCCTGCGCATGAGTTCTCCTATCGCCCCGTATCACTCTTGCCGGCGAGCACGCGGTCGAGCCCGTAGAAGCGGTCGAGCAGAACGAGGGCGGTCATGGTGATCGCGATCACACAGGCCGAGACCGACGTCACCAGCGGATCGATGTTGTTCTGGATGTAGAGGAACATGCGGACCGGCAGCGTCTCGGTGCCCGGCGCCGCCAGGAAGACGGTCATGGTCAGATCGTCGAAGGACTGGATGAAGGCGAGCGCCCAGCCGCTGATGACGCCCGGCAGGATCAGCGGCAGCGTCACCCGGCGGAACAGGGTCCAGCCGCCGGCGCCGAGCGAGACCGCGGCCATTTCGACCGAACGGTCGATGCCGGTGGCCGCCGCCAACGTCAGCCGCAGCGCGAACGGAAACACGACGATCACATGGGCGATCAGCAGCGCCGGAAAGCTGCCGCTCATTCCGATCGACGTGAAGAAGCGGAGGAAGGCGATGCCGAGCACGACATGCGGAATCATCAGGGGCGACAGGAACAGCGCCGCGAGCGCGTCGCGGCCGCGAAACGCGCAGCGGGCGATCGCCAGCGCCGCCGGCACCGCGAAGAGCAGCGCCACGAAAGAGGACAGCGCGCCGAGGCCGAGACTGACCCAGAACGCGTGGATGAATTCGGGATAGTTCGCGATCGCCCTGAACCAGCGCAGCGAGAAGCCGTTGGTCGGCAGCGACAGGTAGCCCTCGGGCGTGAAGGCGACGAGGCAGACCACCACGATCGGCGCCAGCATGACGACGACGAAGATTGCATGGAAGATCAGCGCGAGCGGGCCGTTCCGCCTCATCGGAACACCTCGGCATAGCGCCGCTCGATCAGCGCGTTGCTGCCGACCACGATCAGCACCAGCGCCACCAGCAGCAGTATGGCAACGGCCGCGCCCAACGGCCAGTTCAGCGTGTTGAGAAACTCGTCGTAGGCGAGCGTCGCCGCGACCTTGAGCCGGCGGCCGCCGATGATCGCAGGGGTCGCGAACGCGGTGGCCGAAAGCGAGAACACGATGATCGCGCCCGACAGCACGCCCGGCATGATCTGCGGCAAGATGATGCGGCGGACGATGGTGAGAGAGCCGGCGCCGAGCGAGAGCGCGGCGTTCTCGATCTGCGGATCGAGGCGCTGGAGCGCGGCCCACACCGACAACACCATGAACGGCATCATCACATGCGCGAGCGCGACCACCATGCCGGTCTCGGTGAACATGAAGCGCAACGGCGTTCCGATCAGCCCGAGCGAGATCAGGAGCTTGTTGACGAGCCCGTTACTGCCGCCGAACAGGAGCGCCCAACCGAGCGTGCGAGCCACCACGGAGATCAGGAGAGGGCCGAGGATCACGAGCAGGAAGAAGCTCTTCCAGCGCCCGCTCATGCGGTTGAGGATGTAGGCTTCCGGCGCGCCGAGCACGGCGGTGATCAGGGTGGCCAGAGCCGCGACGCGGAACGTCCGCCAGA encodes the following:
- a CDS encoding ABC transporter substrate-binding protein: MVKKPDRIRSLLNRRQVLTAGAGLMALPLAGSPALAQIRRGGTLTVITQGEPRTLVPLLDTNTFTRNISTKVVEGLLTYDAQFTPRPLLAIAWNVSADGLEYAFTLRPGVKWHDDADFTSTDVQFSLRALQKVGPRGRISFANIERVETPDKLTAVVKLSKPIPYFLKALSSAESPIIPHHAYQSANLENLDASPNNNAPIGTGPFIFEDWKRGSHVSLRRNPQYWRPDRPYLDRVVVKFIADPAAASAALETREADVSDSVSLSDLQRLEQGGKFLISSQRDAYLNNAEVLEFNLDNQYLAQRAVRHAIAHAIDRDFIRQWIYYGYASPIRTPIPDVLPAYSDPTTFDYPFNLDEANRLLDEAGLKRGSGGVRFGLKLTFIPGAAFKSTASYLRSALGSAGIRVDVVEGDLGTFIKRVYYDRDFDLNVNGLGLLFDPTVGVQRIYWSDGIKHPLPYVNAAHYNNPEVDQLFRLAGTERDESRRAEQFRAIQRIVSDELPALPLVALNTRTVSNRRVHDLYNSVDLTAGDFSDAWLDR
- the trpS gene encoding tryptophan--tRNA ligase, whose amino-acid sequence is MPVRPTVLTGDRPTGPLHLGHYVGSLRNRVALQRDHRQFILVADAQALTDNAHDPAKVSRNVLEVAADYLAVGIDPAASTICVQSALPALAELTLLYLNFVSVARLERNPTIKDEIKARQFGRDIPAGFLCYPVAQAADITAFKATIVPVGDDQLPLIEQTNEIVRRINRQARRDILPDARGLLSRISRLPGIDGRAKMSKSQGNAITLSASDADIIAAVQAMYTDPDHLRVADPGRVEGNVVFTYLDAFDDDSATVADLKARYRRGGLGDVELKRRLARVLCDVIGPIRQRRADIARDPDTIRDILHAGTMAARGVTATTLAEVRQALGLFELTKPDKCPAPE
- a CDS encoding RidA family protein, whose product is MSIIRNIRTPIMHRAVEANGLVFVGGTIADDTSASMAEQTRNILGKIAGYLKEAGTDASRVVSASIFVTDLSKKKEMDAAWTEFFGDNLPTRATVEVAGLGGGASIEVVVTALKG
- a CDS encoding FAD-binding oxidoreductase, with product MTQRADAIVIGGGIHGCSTALHLALAGMKPVLIEKDYAGRHASGVNAGGVRQLARHVAEIPLSVRSMEIWERIEDLVDDDCSFESHGQVLVAETDAELEQCRARVAELNTLGFSHEELIDGAELRRLVPAVADTCPGGVVSRRDGAADPARTTTAFRRRAASLGATVREGVAASNIRQRDRLWQVDVGADSYAAPVLVNAAGAWAGRFATALGEPVPVETVAPMLMITSPVPRFIDPVVILGGRKLSFKQFANGTVLIGGGHLATPDQDRNETVLDFRSLAVSARTVLELFPVMRGATIVRAWAGIEARMQDNLPVFGPSVRHNGVYHQFGFSLHGFQLGPGAGAVMAELIVNGGTPTRIGDLSIGRFHPSTL
- a CDS encoding NAD(P)/FAD-dependent oxidoreductase is translated as MTTPKRDSYDVVVIGAGPAGLAAAATAAEAGLSVLLLDENMGPGGQVWRAIASTPVTERDRLGAEYWAGAELVRAVRGSGAEIIQRATVWSLDRNLEIGVSVGGASTFVKARRVILATGALERPFPIPGWTLPGVMTAGAAQTMLKSSALVPDGRTVIAGQGPLLWLLAAQILRLGGRIDRILDTTGRRNYLAALPHAFAFLTSPYFAKGLAMMREVRAKVPVVSAVTELAAAGDGQLATVSYVAGGRRETVSADLLLLHQGVVPNVNLAMAAGITHRWDERQLCWSPELDQNGNSSIDGIAIAGDGAGIGGAGAAEFRGRIAARAAVEALAPAAAVKLTAMATLRTSLVQAERGRAFLDTLFRPAPQFRIPSGDTIVCRCEEVTAKDVLDAVAIGATGPNQLKAYRRTGMGPCQGRLCGLTVTELMAQARGKSPQEIGYYRLRAPVKPITLAELAALPKTEADVKAVARG
- a CDS encoding (2Fe-2S)-binding protein; the encoded protein is MFKRSDQDNRPSVQIFVDGEAVTARQGDTVSAALLASRRDVRRATAVSGAPRLPYCMMGVCFDCLVTIDGVGNRQGCLVPVAEGMQVEIQKGKREIGR
- a CDS encoding FAD-binding oxidoreductase, coding for MRRDYDVAVVGGGLLGSAIAWGLGRLGKKTVVLDEGDIAKRASRANFALVWVQSKGLGMPAYSHWTMRASATWGRLAAELKEQTGLDVCLQQNGGFHLTLGDDEFEQRARLVARMHDQVGTADYKMEMLPASRVKKMLPLIGPEVSGGSFCPLDGHVNSLRTFRAFHTGFTTFGIDYFPECPVSAISRDGGEFRLTTPNGEIRAGKVVLAAGNANPTLAPMVGLSAPMGPTRGQIVVTERTMPFLPHPLTTIRQTDEGTVMIGDSKEDEIDDRALKHAVSAVMADRAQRVFPHLARLNVVRSWAGIRVMPRDGFPIYDQSESHPGAFVACCHSGVTLASNHAFEVARMVAAGALEPELVGAFSARRFEGGGAATGSGYY
- a CDS encoding ABC transporter permease, with amino-acid sequence MRRNGPLALIFHAIFVVVMLAPIVVVCLVAFTPEGYLSLPTNGFSLRWFRAIANYPEFIHAFWVSLGLGALSSFVALLFAVPAALAIARCAFRGRDALAALFLSPLMIPHVVLGIAFLRFFTSIGMSGSFPALLIAHVIVVFPFALRLTLAAATGIDRSVEMAAVSLGAGGWTLFRRVTLPLILPGVISGWALAFIQSFDDLTMTVFLAAPGTETLPVRMFLYIQNNIDPLVTSVSACVIAITMTALVLLDRFYGLDRVLAGKSDTGR
- a CDS encoding ABC transporter permease encodes the protein MSAVVDTAPATAVAAGQAQTANAPWALAAPALMLFVGVLVIPLAMTVMLSFHDWGQYKGIEPVFILKNWREIVTDPYYAEMFWRTFRVAALATLITAVLGAPEAYILNRMSGRWKSFFLLVILGPLLISVVARTLGWALLFGGSNGLVNKLLISLGLIGTPLRFMFTETGMVVALAHVMMPFMVLSVWAALQRLDPQIENAALSLGAGSLTIVRRIILPQIMPGVLSGAIIVFSLSATAFATPAIIGGRRLKVAATLAYDEFLNTLNWPLGAAVAILLLVALVLIVVGSNALIERRYAEVFR